Within the Methanobrevibacter thaueri genome, the region GGATATAATTATGTAACTGAATCAAAAACCTTTGAATGTAATGATGACTTTATTATAATTAGTGTTTCCATATATGATAAGAATTTGACTGTAGATTATATGCAGGATTTTGGTGATGAGTCAACCATTAACAATGTCACTGGCTATTTTGAGGATGTGGGCTTTTTATCACTATTCTCTTATACTCAAGGCAACAAGCTCATTATCGTTTCCGCTAATGAAAAGCAATTAATTGAAGATGTTGTAAGTTAATGGGTTTTCCCTTATTCTCACTTTTTTTAATATTTTCGTAAAGAAATAAGTGCATTAATAATTAGTTTTACATTTAATATAATTGATTTTAATTTTAAAAACTATTAAATAATTAATTGTCTTTTTAATATTATGATATTTATTCAATAAAAACAATTAAAGTTCCAACGAAATATGCATGCACCAGAAAAATTTTGAAATTGTATTATAAGTTGGACTTGATCGTTTCCATTTGCTCGTCACGATTTTTCAGCCTGAAGGTGAAAAGGAATGCGATGAAAGCGACGACAGCGGCCAACAGCAAACTTATTTTATAACCCAGAATTCCAGAAAATGACGCGATTACACCACCGATAAGTGCACCGCCTATCAATTGCCCGGCACTTGAAAGCATGTTGACAATGGCTTGGCCGGCACCTCTTTCGGTCGGTTTGGCTTCGCTTAGGACAATATATCTCAAAGGGGCTCCGATGATGGTCACCATACCCACACCGATAAGGCATCCTGCCGCTATGAACAATATCATATTATGAGGATAGACCGCAATGACAATCAGGCCGAATGTCAAAATCAATGTTCCAATCATCATAATCTTACGTGAACCCGTTGAATCCAGAATCTTGCCGAGTATTGGGGCCGCAACTGCATTGGCACCCAGAATAGGAATCAGCATCAGACTTGCCAACTGATCATTCAATCCCATTGAAAGAATGACCAATGACGGAACGAATATTACTGAGGAGTAGATGATTCCATATGATAATGTCTCGATACATGCGATTCTTATTTCCCTGTTCTCCAGCATGTTTATCGCCACGATTGACTCCTCGGCTCGTTTTTCAATTTTTAAAAAGATAGGGATTAGGATAATGAAGAGGATTAAAAACGGTGCCACTTTCATTGACAATAGGCTGCTTATGAAATTGCTTGAGTCTATTTGGTTCAGGCCATATGCCAGGAATATTGAAAGCAGACTCAATATGAAGATTCCAAGATAATCTATCTTCAGTTTCCTGTTGTTCTCGGCATTTGGGAGAACGTATGTTGCGAGGACTATCAGAAATATGCTGATTGGAATGTTGATTGTAAAGCACCAGTTCCAACCATATGGGATTAAAACAGCACCTACCAATGGCCCTCCAATGGCTGAAATTCCAAAGACACTTCCAAGGATTCCCAATGCCTTTCCTCTTTCTTCCAATGGAAAAGCATCCCCTATGAATGCTCCTGCAACAGGGAAAATTCCTCCGCAACCGAATCCCTGGATTATTCTTCCTAAGAATATTGATTCGATGTTTAGGGAAAATGCGATTAGGCATGATCCGATTCCAAATAGCATCACATCAAGGATGAAGATTTTTTTCCTGCCGTAGAAGTCTGAAAACTTGGCCATGACTGGAGATCCAATCATGAAAAAGATGACGAAGAGCGTGAATATCCAACTTGATTCCCTGCTTGTAAGGTTAAAGCTTTGCTCAATTGAAGGCAGTACGGGACCGATTATTCCGGTATCGAGAGATCCCATGAAAACTCCAATCAAAAATAATATTAGTATTAAATTCCTTGTTTTTGTATCTAATGTTTTTGTTGCCATGCTACCGTTTAATCTCTTTTCTAATTGAATTTCACAAAAATAACTATGTTAAATAGTATTATTTAATATTTTGTATGATTTTCCCTACAAACATTTAGGATTGGTGGACATAACAACTAAAGAAATATTTTTTAACTAAAGATTAGAGATATTAAATCATATAATCTTTTTAGGGTTTTGAGATTTATGAACATTCTAATATCAAATGATGACGGTGTATTTGCACCCGGAATATTGGCCGCAAAACAGGCAGTTGAGGATTTGGCTAATGTCACTGTAGTGGCTCCTGATGAGAACAACAGCAGTGTCGGCCGACGTATGACCTTATTCAAGCATTTGGAAATCAAGACTGTTGAACTTGAAGATGGAAGTGAGGCATATAGCGTTTCCGGCAGCCCTGCCGATGCGGTGATTGTCGGTGCGGAGTATGTGATGGACGATAAGCCTGACCTGGTGATAACAGGAATAAACCAGGGGGTCAACATAAGCTGCGACATAACATCATCAGGCACGGTCTGCGCCGCATTTGAGGCGGTAAGCTTAGGCATTCCAGCCATTGCCGCTTCATTGTTCATGGATCCCAAAACATCATACAAGCAAGATGAAAACGGTGAATGGTATCTTGATTATGATTTTTCACTGGCCAAAAGGGTCTTGCATGATATCGTTTTAAAAATCATCAAGGAGGGATTCCCCGATGGTGTTGACCTGTTCAATTTGAATGTGCCATCCAATTATGAATCCGAAGATGTTAAGATTACTAGGCTTTCAGATAAAATGATTGATAAGAAGGTAATAGACAATACCGATGAGGAAAAAGCCGAATTATTCAATTATCCATTGCAGGAAAATCAGAATTCCGATGATTTAATCATGATTGCTCCTGACCTGGTCCGTGAATATGATGAGGGAAGCGATGGATATGCATTGATGATAGAAAAAAGGCCAAGCCTGACTCCTTTAAAGGTTAACATGACCTCTGAAAACCTAAAGGAATGGTAAAGCAACTGAGGAGTGTGAATGATGAAAAAGTTTTTAGATGTGAACGGTATAGAAATCTGCATAGACGATACTGAAGAAGGCGAAACCGCATTATTGCTGATTCATGGATTGACAGGAGATAAGTCAACCATGTATCCGGTAAGGGACATGTTCAAGGACGATTATCGCATAATCACAATTGACACAAGAGGGCACGGCGAGTCA harbors:
- a CDS encoding MFS transporter, translated to MATKTLDTKTRNLILILFLIGVFMGSLDTGIIGPVLPSIEQSFNLTSRESSWIFTLFVIFFMIGSPVMAKFSDFYGRKKIFILDVMLFGIGSCLIAFSLNIESIFLGRIIQGFGCGGIFPVAGAFIGDAFPLEERGKALGILGSVFGISAIGGPLVGAVLIPYGWNWCFTINIPISIFLIVLATYVLPNAENNRKLKIDYLGIFILSLLSIFLAYGLNQIDSSNFISSLLSMKVAPFLILFIILIPIFLKIEKRAEESIVAINMLENREIRIACIETLSYGIIYSSVIFVPSLVILSMGLNDQLASLMLIPILGANAVAAPILGKILDSTGSRKIMMIGTLILTFGLIVIAVYPHNMILFIAAGCLIGVGMVTIIGAPLRYIVLSEAKPTERGAGQAIVNMLSSAGQLIGGALIGGVIASFSGILGYKISLLLAAVVAFIAFLFTFRLKNRDEQMETIKSNL
- the surE gene encoding 5'/3'-nucleotidase SurE; the protein is MNILISNDDGVFAPGILAAKQAVEDLANVTVVAPDENNSSVGRRMTLFKHLEIKTVELEDGSEAYSVSGSPADAVIVGAEYVMDDKPDLVITGINQGVNISCDITSSGTVCAAFEAVSLGIPAIAASLFMDPKTSYKQDENGEWYLDYDFSLAKRVLHDIVLKIIKEGFPDGVDLFNLNVPSNYESEDVKITRLSDKMIDKKVIDNTDEEKAELFNYPLQENQNSDDLIMIAPDLVREYDEGSDGYALMIEKRPSLTPLKVNMTSENLKEW